The sequence below is a genomic window from Dermacentor albipictus isolate Rhodes 1998 colony chromosome 2, USDA_Dalb.pri_finalv2, whole genome shotgun sequence.
GCTTTCACATCACCGCTATTGACGTGTTATGAACTTCAACAACAGTATAACCATGTGCTGCTAAAATTGTGGCACAACGTATGAAACGTGGCAAGAAAGTAATTAGCACGGCCGCTAGCTGCTTGAAAATACCTGCAAATGGAACACTGGCATTGTTCATTTAGCAAAAATAGTATGTTGAGCATACTGTGATTGTCAGTGATGCTACAAGGCAGAAAATTGCTTGTGCATTGCAACTAAAATTTAAGTGCATTCCTttgaagtgaaagaaaaaaaaggtattcTTACATTAGGCACACGTCCCTATAGAGTAGGATAGACTGTGCTAATTGGTATTGGTTCATTTTGTGAATGCAGCATGTATGCAACTTGGTACACAGATTGTGCAGTGGTACTTGGTGACACTGGTACTCCCTACACTTGGAAGTATTGGTGGTTTGGTGTGGTTCGTGTTTTTTGTAAGTAATATATAGCAGCAGGCTCTGGAAAGCACTTAGCTTTTGTTGCTAGCAGAATTTGTTTCCTTGTGATTAGTTTGCTCACTTGAGCCTTCGTACGCGTGTTAGTGATGGTTTATGCCGTTCATGCGCAGGGGCATGGTGGTGACTTCAGAGAACACGAAAGGGGCGTCAGCCTCTTCAAGCAACGATGAAGGCGGCAGCACAAGCGGCCAGCAGGACGGCAGCTTCGAGTGCAACATTTGCCTAGACACAGCCAAGGATGCCGTGGTCAGTCTCTGCGGCCACCTGTTCTGGTAAGGCAAATGCAGACGAAACACTGGAAAAATGTGCCAACTTTCTGTCAACCTTGTGGGGACACTCGACTTTCACACATCCTTTGATCTGGCTTTGCCACGTAGCTTTGCGCCAGTGGCGGTCAGTGTGGTTCTGGACTAGTATGAGAAATTACGCGAGCCTTGCACTGGTAACACCATGTAACGGCGGTGTTACTCAGGTGCAAAAGGGAGTAGCCAGTTCCTCTTTGGTTTGGCGTTGGCTAGCTAGACCCAGGACCCTCCTGCAAAAGGCTTAGGAGCACGACACCATAATGGGCATATACAAATGTTGGCCGTACGTGCGACTGattaggcgttggtgtccagcgtagggggtgaacatattcgctcgctatcctgTCGCGGTGAGTTCAACTTCTTCCATTCGTGAGTGCCCATTGGCATGTTCTATTGGCTGTAGTTTGGCTAGCTGGCATTGGTGTGGGAAAGGCAcagtaaatgcccttgtgattgtttgcactgctgtgttgtcgtTACTTTGTCTGAAGAGAACGTTTGAGACCCCAGAACTTTTGCATATTGTTTCTCTGAAATGTGTTTTGTTATAATTTTCCGAGGCGTCGAGAAACTGGTTCAAGTGTGTCCCGCTGTTACAGACTATCAGTGTTATGATTGTCCAGTGCATGTGTACACTGCAGTCCACTATTAACTCTTCTGGTGCTGTGCCCAAGTGCGCTCGTCTGGTCGGCGAAGCACACTGCTAGCTTTTCTCTAAGTAATTCGTAAGCGTGAAACATCCATACACCGTTTGCGCCATATACATATCTAGTTGGTAAAACAAAAAAGTTCATGATGGGTTTTGTTCTTTTACGACAAACGGCGAGCTAAAACTTATTGACTGTGGTGTCACTTGTTTGCTGACACAGTGGACTGGCACTAAAAAGCTGGCGAACTTTTTCAACAACGCAGAAATTCAAGAACCACTTATGAACTCTTAATTCATAGGACATCTATGCTGATACGAGGTGTCTTCAAGCGACAGTGACATCGATGAAGAGGCCATGTTCCCTGATAAACACTAATTATCCTTATTGAAATCATTAATTATTTGAAGGCTTATTTAATGTTTTTACAAATTTTCATATTCACCGTTATGTACCGTGTTCAGCAACATGTCATCAGTAAATTAGCATCCAAATTTATAACTTGCTAATATGTTACTTGGGCAGAAATTGAATTCGTAGCCAGAAAAATTCACAATACTCCAAAGGGAACAGAGAAGTCCAGGACGTGTACAAAATTTTCCCTCTTACAAGTGTACAAACTCACACCTTTGCAGCAGATGACTTTTGGTTGGTTGCACTGGCGCCTTTCTTACATCGTCGCAGTGCATTGACATTGCTTTAGCCGGCGCTTGCTTTAGCCAGCCAGCCGCATGTCACAGTGCTCTCTTTAGCAGTGGACTGCACTCTCCATACTTTTGTGCCAGGAGGAAACAAGAGTGCAAACTACAAGGCACAGTTCCTTGTGAGTGTTAAACTAGAGTGGTTCATTCACCACACTTACTTTGGGGACTGCAGCACATTGAGTGCCTGGTTACACCGTGCTCACACTCTCCAGTTGAAAAAATAACCAGTCGATAAGAGGCGTTGTTCGTTGCTTCTCGTTCCTTTCTGTCATGATAGTACACTTGCCAGGTGCATGTAGCTAGtgtgaattagtaaaggcaaggcgcagaagaccaggactcaagaagaacacaaacgacaggaccggcgctaGTGTAAAGTGAAGTTAGGGAAGTGGGAGCCCTGGTTAAGCGCATTAGGTGAAAGCTACTGAGCATCCATGCGCTTGTTCGTAGCAGTGAAAACATGGGGGAAATTGGGTACATGTATAATTTGTAAAAAGAGAATAATTGAATGTTTTTATCTGTGTCTTGGCATTTATGGGCTGTTTCCAGCCATTTGTAGATGCGCACACTTTAAACCTAGAATACACCTtctttttccctctctttttttttgttctttaaattcttatttatttatttatttttattgaaatgaaaaggAGATTTAGTCATATGTACGTTTATGGCTGCACATTTTTTACATagcaataataaaaagaaaatgatgtAAGGTTATAATAAGCTGTACATGTTTAGAAAACCCAGGCACAACAGTGAACAAGTAAACTAGGAGGAGTAAATTAGGTTCTTGTGTAGCCCCAAGGTATGCAGGGCCACAGAGATACAAGTAGAGAGTGCAGCCTTTCCTATACGCTGAGTTTCAAAGAACTGATGAAAAGTTGTGATATGATCCTAGACGTACCGGTGCACTGATGAAAATGATACACAGATGAGGTAGTGGATATGCGCATACAGACATTCCTAATAAGTGTGATGCTCAGATGAGATAAAATGCGCATACAGGCAACCAAATGAGATTGACACCCAGATTAGATAAGATTCGCATATAGATACAGTGAAAGCAGGTTGTACAATACAATATGCACATAGGCGAGGATGATAAATGTACGAGATTATACACGCATGCAGGGATAAAAGGTGAAAGCGAGCTGTAGTAATTACAATGACAGCGTCACCAAGCACTTTCACTGGAGAAAAAGACGTTAGTATGTATTGCTACTTTTGTGTCTACATCCATGATGGTCTATGCCATCTAAGTGAATCAATCAGTTTTACGTTTcggtttattatttgtttttgaggaagctttagctcaggggctgctatctaaatacatgaaaaTGTAGAAATAGCTCTTCTTGGCAACCACTGTACCGaatttgatgaagtttgttgcatataaaagaaaaacctaaaatatagtgactgcACCCAGTGGGATTTTGATTTAGATCTTCGATATTGTAATAAAGATTGCTGAGAATCACACCTtcataaaattaaattattgcaTTTTACAACTCTTAACAAAAATTAatgtcacaattctgtgaattcctCCTAATAAttcatccaaagcggacaaaactgacgTATTATACAATGCTTTGGAGTATACCAGTAATATATGAATGGGACTCTTGTGAAACCCTCGTCGAAATTGCCTCTAAATTATGTAAGCTGTAATTTTGtttatcaaatttgtccactttagatgctctaacggatgcagttcagatgcagtttacagaactacaATGTCTGTTTTTAGTGCAGAGTTATGGATTCGTAAATTTGGTGCTTCTACCTTCTTACTAAACTTACAAATTTTCAGCAATTTTTCTAAACAAAGTACAGGCTCCAAATTGAAAATCCACTTGATACAGGCACTAGAACTTAATTTTtgctttcaaatgcaacaactttcattCAAATTAGTCCAGGGGTTgtttcataaaagcatttctgcattttacatgtattcgaataggcgGTAACAGAGTTGGCCCTGAACTAACCCTTCCTGTTAACTTCCCAAAACATCACTGGGTTTGTGACAGATGCcatagtggaggtctccggattagctttgaccacctgggttctttgacgtgcactgtAATCTTtagtgcacaagcatttttgcatttcgcctgcatcgaaatgcagccactgtaACTGGGCATCGAACACACACTCGGCAGCAGAACACTGTGACCACAAAGCCGTTGTGGCAGGTTGTTTTGTGTTTTGTCTACATCAGGGGTTTGCAGTGAACATTTAGGTCGAAAGTGAATGATGTGACAATGCATAGAAATGGTGCAACAGTCAAGATTGTCGTTTGAATTTCTTGAATTTGTGCAGTTGCACTTCTGCAATGTGTGTATTTGCTGGGAAAATGATTTCAGGGGCTAAGTCCGAATATTCTCACTTAATCTACAAAGTTATCAAATTGCTTGTTGATATGGTAAAATTTTTTAAAGAGTCCAATAACAGTCAAGGCTCGCTAATGAAGTCGCATCTGACACAAAAATACCTGCATTGTATTCATCATAAGCACAAGTACGTTGCATGCTGATAGTGGTGGGAAACGTTATAGATATACTTTGTTGCGTCCAGTACTTCATTATATCTGTGTAAAAAATGCTGGCAGTATTCATGATGAAGATAGCGTGGGGCCTACCATGTTCCAGTAGCTTCTAACAATAGAAGCAACAAATAACTCtcagaagaagaggaagaaagttTTCTTTCAGCACATGCCAAACTTGCAAAGATAATGCAAAGCAAGCATTACCATAAAACCAAGATCTCTAAATGATCCGGCCTAAATATTGAATATGTGAATCAGTCATTCAAGGCTGACATCATCAAAATTGAATGAAACTTGTACTAGCTGGAGCTGTGAGTAATACACTCCATCTGTTAAAGCGAtgtgtcaagttttttttttcactggttcTCATAGTTTCTGTAAGTTTTCTGCAATTGAAATGTCCTTTTTGCATAGTCAAGAAAGTATGCCCATAACTGCATGGTGTTCACTCATGATAAGTGACAACTTTTTGCTAATACGTCTGCAACCAAGTGTCTCTTTAGAAATGTGATGTTGGTTTAGGCACACCTGGTCTAAACAAAGGCTTGTCTAAATTCTTTCACAATAAACATTCATGCAATAAGGAGGTTAATAAATCCCACTTTTCTGGTTTTACATGCTAACTTCAAATAATTATACCAACTAAACAGGCAGCTCTGTCAAAATGTTTTATCTTCTATTTGGCCAGTGGGCTAGGAATCATCCAAACGAGGCCACCACCTTCGTGCTGTGCCGAATTTAAGTCTTGCGGGTGCGTTGATAACATTTTGGAAACAGGAACACAGCGTTCCCCAATGTTAATTTCTCCCAAATTGCAATTTGTCGACCTGCAGCTGGCCGTGCCTGCACCAGTGGCTGGAGACGCGGCCGAACCGCCAGGTGTGTCCAGTGTGCAAGGCAGGCATCAGCCGAGACAAGGTGATCCCCCTGTATGGCAGGGGTGGCTCCAAACAGGACCCCAGGTGAGCACTAGACCATTGCATTGCATCTGCTCCTAGTTCACTGTACGCCATGAACTTGGGTGCCGGTAGCATTCTACTTGCTCTAACACCTGGATCAGAAACTTGTAGGTTAGCATAACAAAGAAGCTTAAGGAAAAAGTAAAGGACCACACAAGGACCAATGGGAAGGAAAATTGTAGTTGTAACATTAAAAGATGGTGCTGTGCATTGGAGAGAAAAGGGGTGTAGCCGATATCCTAAACAACATTAGgaggaagaaatggagctccGCAGGTCGTTTAATACGTAAAACAGATAGCCGGTggttcattaaagggacactaaagccaaacaataaatcagtttaggctaatgaagcattgtttgaaagccctgcaggcagtcatttaaaaaaaaatagtttgattattagatgagaaaatgaaggtccaggtatcagtgtttgaatttcgtgccgaaaccccagcgccagtacgtcagcgtgacctcagggattccaaagtatgttttcgcacttGGGTCATGTTGGCTGTTTTTggtgtagaacggtaatttactgatccagaagaaatcatttttcactttagtgtccctttaaagtaagAGAATGGGTTACAAGAGAAGGGGATGGCTAAGAATGAGCTAATGTGATGGAAGTGGAAAATTTGGAGGCATAGGATAGAGTTACCCAAGATTGGGGATTGCTGCGAGAGGCCTTTGTCCAGCTGTGGGCGTAAAATAGGATGACGGTGATGAACTTGGGCCACTCACCTGCTGCTTTCTTGATGAATGGTGCCTTCATGATGGCCTTGATTTGGTCTAAGAAAGCCGACTACACAACAAGAGTAGAGAACCACCTTTTGCATTTTGAACTCGTCACAGTATAATGCAATTCATGAGATTGTTATTTTGCCATCGGTGTCACATATATTTTTGCAGACATTGGTTGGGATAAAATTGAGCAATTGTGATAGATTTTTCTTCCTTCCGCTTCCTAATCACAGGGAGAAATTGCCACCACGACCACCGGGACAGAGATCTGAACCAGAAAGTCATCCTGGGGTAAGGATGGCGTGAACCCTCATAGATATTCCCAATATCAAACAACTGTTTTCTTTACCTTGTGCATTGTATTCTTGAGTGCGCAAGCTACCCATGTGCATTGTAACCTAGTTTCAGAACACATTGTACACTCTTAATTTTTGTCTTGGTGAGCTTGATAACTATCCCACACGAACTTATTTTAGAAGAGTGCATTTGTAATCGGGTACCTGTGTGTTGCATGACTAAATGCAGGATTAAACTGACAGCCATGTTTCCTTTGCAGTCTTTCACATCTTTTGGCTTTGGAGACACTGGCTTTCACATGTCGTTTGGAATTGGTGCCTTTCCCTTCGGCCTGTTTGCTTCCACCTTCAACTTCGGTGACGGCCGTCCTCCACCGAGTGAGCAGTCCAGCCCGGTCTTGATTTGTCACTGATGTGTATTGAGCTCTTTCTAATCATAGTTAAAAAGGAAT
It includes:
- the LOC139056164 gene encoding E3 ubiquitin-protein ligase RNF185-like isoform X3, with the protein product MVVTSENTKGASASSSNDEGGSTSGQQDGSFECNICLDTAKDAVVSLCGHLFCWPCLHQWLETRPNRQVCPVCKAGISRDKVIPLYGRGGSKQDPREKLPPRPPGQRSEPESHPGSFTSFGFGDTGFHMSFGIGAFPFGLFASTFNFGDGRPPPTMGSQEHRQDQIVSQVFLWVACIFLVWLIIA
- the LOC139056164 gene encoding E3 ubiquitin-protein ligase RNF185-like isoform X2, whose product is MSSATECHVPLTDIGGDISDNNGDGGMVVTSENTKGASASSSNDEGGSTSGQQDGSFECNICLDTAKDAVVSLCGHLFCWPCLHQWLETRPNRQVCPVCKAGISRDKVIPLYGRGGSKQDPREKLPPRPPGQRSEPESHPGSFTSFGFGDTGFHMSFGIGAFPFGLFASTFNFGDGRPPPTMGSQEHRQDQIVSQVFLWVACIFLVWLIIA
- the LOC139056164 gene encoding E3 ubiquitin-protein ligase RNF185-like isoform X1; its protein translation is MAPRRAAASPLSAAAAANNCSVEDVAQRTHAETEIRPCGAVARRTGMVVTSENTKGASASSSNDEGGSTSGQQDGSFECNICLDTAKDAVVSLCGHLFCWPCLHQWLETRPNRQVCPVCKAGISRDKVIPLYGRGGSKQDPREKLPPRPPGQRSEPESHPGSFTSFGFGDTGFHMSFGIGAFPFGLFASTFNFGDGRPPPTMGSQEHRQDQIVSQVFLWVACIFLVWLIIA